Genomic window (Streptomyces sp. LX-29):
GAGGAGGCGCGGGCGGCTCAGAAGAGCACGCTCATGAACGCCCCGACCTCCGCGAAGCCGACGCGGCGGTAGGCGGCGCGGGCGGCGGTGTTGAAGTCGTTGACGTACAGGCTGGCGACCGGGGCGACCTCGCGCAGCGCGTAGCCGAGGACCGCCGCCATGCCGATCTCCGACAGCCCGCGGCCGCGGTACTCGGGAGCCACCCACACGCCCTGGATCTGGCACGCCTGAGGGGTGGCGGCGCCGATCTCGGCCTTGAAGACGACCTGGCCGTTCTCGACCCGGGCGAAGGAGCGGCCGGCGCCGACCAGCTCGGCGACCCGCGCCTGGTAGAGCAGCCCGCCGTCACCGGCGAGCGGGGAGACCCCGACCTCCTCGGTGAACATGGCCACGCACGCCGGCATGATCAGGTCCATCTCGTCCTTGCGGATGCGGCGCACCAGGGGGTCGGGGGCGACATCGGCGGGCATCGAGGTGG
Coding sequences:
- a CDS encoding GNAT family N-acetyltransferase, which translates into the protein MLTTTTRVLEPGELDAALAVLDRDPVSNAFVTARVQAAGLDPWRLGGEMWGWYSGGRLESLCYAGANLVPICATSEAVHAFAERARRSGRRCSSIVGPAEATAELWSLLEPSWGPAREVRSHQPLMVTTSMPADVAPDPLVRRIRKDEMDLIMPACVAMFTEEVGVSPLAGDGGLLYQARVAELVGAGRSFARVENGQVVFKAEIGAATPQACQIQGVWVAPEYRGRGLSEIGMAAVLGYALREVAPVASLYVNDFNTAARAAYRRVGFAEVGAFMSVLF